A part of Pararhizobium sp. A13 genomic DNA contains:
- a CDS encoding ABC transporter permease codes for MTANLASGGASSGGFVLNHLVRYALVVAIVAVFAAFSAAAPTFLTPANLQSILVNNFTLLAIVAVAMTFTVSAGGIDLSVGTAVDFASFAFVSLVLAGQPVPLALLAGLAGGALVGAFNAVLIAGIGISPFLATLGTLFIGRSIQQLLTNGGNPVYLPPVGVPETFRFVGHGTVFGTPFPLIVVLVVVFVSAVVLSKTRYGRVLTSIGIQASVTRYSGVAVPAHVAATYVLTGVIAAIAGLILTSTVTVYIPSSGNAFLLNAIGATFIGTTLSPRGRPNVPGTVLGVLLLSIVANGLLLTGLNFYWQQVGTGLLIFAVLSISFINQKANRQA; via the coding sequence ATGACTGCAAATCTTGCTTCCGGCGGTGCAAGCAGCGGCGGGTTCGTTCTGAACCATCTCGTGCGCTACGCGCTTGTCGTGGCCATCGTCGCCGTCTTCGCGGCATTCTCCGCAGCCGCACCAACCTTTCTTACGCCGGCCAACCTGCAGAGCATTCTCGTCAACAACTTCACGCTGCTTGCCATCGTCGCCGTCGCGATGACGTTTACCGTTTCGGCTGGCGGCATCGATCTGTCGGTCGGGACAGCGGTCGATTTTGCCAGCTTTGCCTTTGTCTCCCTCGTCCTTGCGGGGCAGCCGGTTCCGCTGGCTCTGCTTGCCGGGCTTGCGGGCGGTGCGCTCGTCGGTGCCTTCAATGCAGTCCTGATTGCCGGGATTGGAATCTCGCCGTTCCTCGCCACGCTCGGCACCCTTTTCATCGGGCGCAGCATCCAGCAGCTTCTCACCAACGGCGGCAATCCGGTCTATCTGCCGCCCGTCGGCGTCCCAGAAACGTTCCGGTTCGTTGGACATGGCACGGTGTTCGGCACTCCCTTTCCGCTGATCGTCGTTCTTGTCGTGGTATTCGTCAGTGCCGTCGTCTTGTCGAAGACGCGCTATGGCCGCGTGCTCACCTCGATCGGCATCCAGGCCAGCGTAACCCGCTATTCCGGCGTCGCCGTTCCGGCCCATGTTGCCGCGACCTATGTTCTGACGGGTGTGATTGCGGCGATTGCCGGACTGATCCTGACATCGACAGTCACCGTCTACATTCCCTCTTCCGGCAATGCTTTCCTGCTCAATGCCATTGGAGCGACGTTTATCGGCACGACGCTCAGTCCGCGCGGACGTCCCAATGTCCCGGGAACCGTCCTCGGCGTTCTGCTCCTGAGCATCGTTGCCAATGGGTTGCTGCTGACGGGGCTGAACTTCTACTGGCAGCAGGTGGGCACGGGCCTTTTGATCTTTGCGGTGCTTTCGATCAGCTTCATCAATCAGAAAGCCAATCGGCAGGCGTGA
- a CDS encoding MetQ/NlpA family lipoprotein yields MSNIFAPLSKAATLSRRAALAVLLASTFAVAVSSLPDTSFAEDAKSIKVGIISGEDEDVWRVVTAEAAKQNLTIETVVFNDYTQPNEALERGEIDANAFQHQPYLENQIKTHGYKIVPVGYTGVWPIGLYSKKFTKIADLQNGAIVGVPNDPSNEGRALRVLQNEGLIKLKDGTGILATIADIVENPKKIEIKELDAGVVGRAIDDLDAAVVNTDWALKSGLTPDNRIAQEPVADNPYRNFIAVKAGQENEPWVKTLVSAYQNDTVKAEFDRVYKGTGISAY; encoded by the coding sequence ATGAGCAACATCTTCGCCCCACTCTCCAAGGCAGCAACGCTTTCCCGACGCGCGGCCCTTGCGGTCTTGCTGGCCTCGACATTCGCTGTCGCGGTCTCCTCGCTTCCTGACACGTCCTTTGCCGAGGACGCAAAGTCGATCAAGGTCGGCATCATCAGCGGCGAGGACGAAGACGTCTGGCGCGTGGTGACGGCGGAAGCCGCCAAGCAGAACCTGACGATCGAGACCGTCGTCTTCAACGACTACACGCAGCCAAACGAAGCGCTCGAACGCGGCGAAATCGACGCCAATGCCTTCCAGCATCAGCCTTACCTCGAAAATCAGATCAAGACACACGGCTACAAGATCGTCCCCGTCGGTTACACCGGCGTCTGGCCGATCGGGCTCTATTCGAAGAAATTCACCAAGATCGCGGATCTTCAGAATGGCGCGATCGTTGGTGTACCGAACGACCCTTCCAACGAGGGCCGCGCTCTGCGCGTACTGCAGAATGAAGGCCTGATCAAGCTGAAGGACGGTACCGGCATTCTGGCCACCATTGCCGACATCGTCGAGAATCCGAAGAAAATCGAGATCAAAGAACTCGATGCGGGCGTTGTTGGCCGCGCCATCGACGATCTGGATGCGGCGGTCGTCAACACCGACTGGGCGCTGAAGAGCGGCCTGACGCCCGACAATCGCATTGCCCAGGAGCCGGTGGCGGACAATCCGTACCGCAACTTCATCGCCGTGAAGGCCGGCCAGGAGAACGAGCCCTGGGTCAAGACGCTTGTCTCGGCCTACCAGAACGACACCGTGAAGGCCGAGTTCGATCGGGTCTACAAAGGCACCGGTATCAGCGCATACTGA
- a CDS encoding sugar ABC transporter ATP-binding protein → MPLLKIDRLVRSFGPTRALAGASLELDAGEIVALMGANGAGKSTLVNILSGALDADSGTITFAGHPYAVRSPADAGHAGIVTVHQSTDRVGAPGLTVADTLLLNSYADGSAPFFVSRRTIRRKARDILTEAGFELPLDQEFADLSAADRQLVAIARAVARKALVLILDEPTASISGPESERLYRILKRLRGEGMAILYISHRIADLEALADRVAVMRGGQVVGSFNRPVDFEKAVETMIGRPLQSARPDTREATGAPIFEMRNASLLPGTIPFDLDLHAGEVVAISGVLGAGKSRLLSAIFGNAALAGGTMYLDGNSYAPASVRAAIDAGVFMAAEDRHRSSLMPADWPGSTLAATISLPHLAIWFPSGFLLGRREQAEAGRAIHRLGIRASGPDAAISSLSGGNQQKVILGRWEAEPSRLLLLDEPFQGVDVGARHDIITAIRANTQRATLIATSDPEEALEVADRILFIDHHTLTPAALSPASAQTFEAAAR, encoded by the coding sequence ATGCCCCTTTTGAAGATCGACAGACTGGTCCGTTCATTCGGACCCACGCGGGCACTTGCGGGGGCCAGCCTCGAGCTGGACGCCGGAGAAATCGTGGCCCTGATGGGAGCGAACGGGGCCGGCAAATCGACCTTGGTGAATATCCTGTCCGGCGCGCTTGATGCGGACAGCGGCACCATCACATTTGCCGGTCACCCCTATGCGGTGCGATCTCCCGCGGACGCCGGCCACGCCGGTATCGTAACCGTCCATCAATCCACCGACCGGGTCGGAGCCCCCGGATTGACCGTGGCCGATACCCTTTTGCTCAACAGCTACGCCGACGGATCGGCACCGTTCTTCGTGAGCAGACGAACCATCCGCCGGAAGGCTCGCGACATCTTGACGGAAGCGGGCTTCGAATTGCCACTGGATCAGGAGTTCGCCGACCTGTCGGCTGCCGATCGTCAACTGGTCGCCATCGCCCGCGCTGTCGCGCGCAAGGCGTTGGTCCTCATCCTGGACGAACCAACAGCCAGCATTTCCGGACCGGAGTCCGAGCGGCTCTATCGGATCCTGAAGCGCTTGCGCGGCGAAGGAATGGCGATCCTCTATATCTCGCACAGGATTGCCGATCTGGAAGCTCTGGCAGACAGGGTTGCCGTCATGCGCGGCGGCCAGGTGGTCGGCAGCTTCAACCGCCCCGTCGATTTCGAAAAGGCCGTCGAAACGATGATCGGCCGACCACTCCAGTCGGCTCGACCGGATACGCGTGAGGCGACGGGCGCACCGATCTTCGAAATGCGGAATGCTTCCCTGCTGCCGGGCACGATTCCCTTCGACCTTGATCTCCACGCCGGCGAGGTCGTCGCGATTTCGGGCGTGCTCGGTGCGGGAAAAAGCCGTCTTCTCTCGGCAATCTTTGGCAATGCGGCGTTGGCCGGCGGAACCATGTACCTTGATGGCAACTCCTACGCGCCCGCTTCTGTTCGGGCCGCGATTGATGCCGGCGTGTTCATGGCGGCGGAAGACAGACACCGCTCTTCGCTGATGCCTGCGGATTGGCCGGGAAGTACGCTTGCCGCCACCATCAGCCTGCCGCATCTCGCGATATGGTTTCCGTCCGGCTTCCTTCTGGGCCGACGCGAGCAGGCCGAAGCCGGGCGTGCCATTCACCGGCTCGGTATCAGGGCATCAGGACCGGATGCCGCCATATCCTCGCTCTCCGGCGGCAATCAGCAGAAAGTCATCCTCGGGCGATGGGAAGCGGAACCGAGCCGCCTTCTTTTGCTCGACGAGCCCTTCCAGGGCGTCGATGTCGGCGCCCGCCACGACATCATCACGGCGATCCGCGCCAATACGCAGCGCGCCACGCTGATCGCCACATCCGATCCGGAGGAGGCGCTCGAAGTCGCCGACCGGATCCTTTTCATCGACCATCACACGCTGACACCGGCGGCTCTGAGCCCGGCATCGGCACAGACATTCGAGGCAGCAGCACGATGA
- a CDS encoding ABC transporter permease → MSVDAPFTPAFGAEEPVTEQKRRNWGGDAAAFALRAGSFLAFAAILLYFSLTAPFFFTIGNIGNVLGQSAILGVLAIGLTVVIIAGGSNVVTGGIDLSVAANMGLSAAVYASLIQLGYGDGVAALGALSTGTLIGAVNAGAVVLVGVVPLLATLAVMNVVAGLELVLTQNTVVPAATDFLSFLSASGPFGLPVLAYVLLAFTAIATAVVQFTATGLRLYATGEFSDAARAAGLPVRRLIAGSFVASGACAGLAGILSVSYLSGSTTGAGEMLLPVVVTALLGTVFSRRLVPTITGTLLSALLVGFLVNGFQLLNISSTLVNGVQGLLIILVVSATTLLRKQES, encoded by the coding sequence ATGTCGGTTGATGCACCATTCACGCCTGCTTTTGGCGCGGAAGAGCCCGTGACGGAACAGAAACGGCGAAACTGGGGCGGCGACGCAGCCGCATTTGCCTTGCGTGCGGGATCCTTTTTGGCCTTTGCGGCCATCCTCCTCTATTTCTCGCTGACCGCGCCGTTCTTCTTCACCATTGGCAATATCGGCAATGTTCTGGGGCAATCGGCGATTCTCGGCGTTCTGGCAATCGGCCTGACCGTGGTCATCATTGCGGGCGGCTCGAATGTCGTAACCGGCGGCATCGATCTTTCCGTCGCGGCCAACATGGGATTGAGCGCCGCAGTCTATGCCAGCCTGATCCAGCTTGGCTATGGTGATGGTGTGGCGGCGCTCGGCGCACTTTCAACGGGAACGCTCATCGGTGCCGTCAATGCCGGCGCCGTGGTCCTGGTCGGAGTGGTGCCGCTGCTAGCAACGCTGGCCGTCATGAACGTCGTGGCCGGGCTGGAACTGGTCCTGACGCAAAACACCGTGGTGCCGGCTGCGACGGATTTTCTGTCGTTTCTCTCGGCCAGCGGCCCGTTCGGTCTGCCGGTTCTGGCCTATGTCCTTCTGGCATTTACTGCTATCGCAACGGCGGTCGTGCAATTCACCGCCACGGGCTTGAGGCTTTACGCGACCGGCGAATTTTCGGATGCGGCTCGCGCTGCCGGGCTTCCGGTCAGGCGCCTGATAGCCGGATCGTTTGTCGCCAGCGGCGCCTGCGCCGGTCTGGCCGGTATCCTGTCGGTCTCCTATCTCAGCGGCAGCACGACAGGTGCCGGCGAAATGCTCCTGCCCGTTGTGGTGACGGCACTTCTGGGCACAGTCTTCTCGCGCCGGCTGGTACCCACCATCACCGGCACGCTGCTTTCGGCGCTTCTGGTCGGATTCCTGGTCAACGGCTTCCAGCTTTTGAACATTTCCAGCACGCTGGTGAATGGGGTTCAGGGGCTCCTCATCATTCTCGTGGTCTCCGCGACCACGCTTCTGCGCAAACAGGAGAGCTGA
- a CDS encoding ATP-binding cassette domain-containing protein yields MNSHTTVAPIATPHDADDRPDVVRLTDVRRHFGETAALDGVSLSVRKGEILGIIGRSGAGKSTLIRCLNGLERPDSGTVLIEGRDITGLSERQLQPLRRKIGMIFQHFNLLSAKTVEENVALPLKIEGVPKAARLKRAAELLDLVGLSEKAKAYPSSLSGGQKQRVGIARALAGRPALLLSDEATSALDPETTHAILALLKDINKKLDLTILLITHEMEVVRNIADRVAVIDGGRIVEEGAVWSVFADPRSETTRSLLSTIRPRLPDHIARRLSQNPGGEAVLRVDLAGPDANSPLFADLSAALPNSFRLIHGGIDHIQEQPVARFFIGVPDPSRLDPVLQFLKGCSARVEVLGYDARSA; encoded by the coding sequence ATGAATTCCCACACCACCGTGGCCCCGATTGCCACGCCGCACGACGCCGACGACAGGCCGGATGTCGTCAGGCTGACCGATGTCAGGCGCCACTTCGGAGAGACCGCGGCGCTCGACGGAGTCTCGCTCTCCGTACGCAAAGGCGAAATCCTCGGTATCATCGGCCGCAGCGGCGCTGGGAAATCCACGCTCATCCGCTGCCTCAACGGGCTGGAACGGCCGGACTCTGGCACTGTCCTGATCGAAGGACGCGATATCACTGGCCTTTCCGAACGACAGCTTCAGCCTCTGCGGCGCAAGATCGGCATGATCTTCCAGCACTTCAATCTGCTTTCGGCCAAGACGGTCGAGGAAAACGTCGCCCTGCCGCTGAAGATCGAGGGCGTTCCGAAGGCCGCCCGCCTGAAACGCGCCGCGGAACTGCTGGATCTCGTCGGGCTGTCGGAAAAGGCAAAGGCCTATCCATCGTCACTGTCGGGCGGGCAGAAGCAGCGTGTCGGTATAGCCCGGGCGCTGGCCGGCCGGCCGGCGCTGCTTCTATCGGACGAAGCCACATCGGCGCTCGACCCGGAAACCACGCATGCCATCCTGGCCCTTCTCAAGGACATCAACAAAAAGCTCGACCTGACCATTCTGCTGATCACGCATGAGATGGAAGTGGTGCGCAACATCGCCGATCGGGTCGCGGTCATTGACGGCGGGCGTATTGTCGAGGAAGGCGCCGTCTGGTCGGTCTTTGCCGATCCCCGCAGCGAGACCACGCGCAGCCTTCTCAGCACCATCCGGCCGCGACTGCCCGACCATATCGCACGCCGCCTCAGCCAAAACCCGGGCGGCGAAGCGGTGCTCCGCGTCGATCTGGCCGGGCCGGACGCCAATTCGCCGCTCTTTGCCGATCTCTCGGCCGCGCTGCCGAATTCCTTCCGGTTGATCCATGGCGGCATCGACCACATCCAGGAGCAGCCGGTTGCGCGTTTCTTCATCGGCGTGCCCGATCCATCCCGGCTGGATCCCGTCCTGCAATTTCTGAAGGGTTGCTCGGCCCGCGTGGAGGTCCTTGGTTATGACGCCCGTTCTGCTTGA
- a CDS encoding ABC transporter permease: MTPIDKQTRTLSASARPIPFDRLRMLVRTSAVFVLLAAMIIGFSIAQPAFINLANQMSILQAVSVVAILGTGVTVTLAVGGFDLSIGAVAASSVMAASYAMIVWGLNVAQTVPLVLAFGSLVGLFNAFLIVKLRVPDLLATLAVMFLLSGLQLIPTAGRSISSGLILPDGSTATGSYAPAFLLIGRSSLFGVVPAPVAVMLLVALALHVLTEHTRIGRLLFATGGNEVATRLAGASVPRLKTLAYVLSGTLASLGGIIVAARVGRGDVSSGGSLLMDAVAASLIGFAVLGMRRPNVFGTIVGAVFVGILLNGLTMLNAPYYTQDFVKGAALVGALALTYGLGRSSR; the protein is encoded by the coding sequence ATGACACCGATCGACAAACAGACACGGACGTTGAGCGCCAGCGCGCGACCGATCCCGTTCGACCGACTGCGAATGCTTGTGCGCACCAGCGCCGTCTTCGTCTTGCTGGCGGCCATGATAATCGGCTTTTCGATCGCCCAGCCTGCCTTCATCAATCTCGCCAACCAGATGAGCATCCTCCAGGCCGTCTCGGTGGTCGCCATCCTCGGCACCGGGGTCACCGTCACGCTGGCCGTCGGCGGCTTCGACCTGTCTATCGGCGCCGTTGCTGCTTCCAGCGTCATGGCGGCAAGCTACGCGATGATCGTCTGGGGCCTGAATGTTGCCCAGACCGTGCCTCTGGTCCTCGCCTTCGGTTCCCTTGTCGGCCTGTTCAATGCTTTTCTGATCGTCAAGCTGAGGGTGCCTGACCTTCTCGCAACACTCGCAGTCATGTTTCTGCTGAGCGGCCTCCAACTGATCCCGACCGCAGGCCGCTCGATTTCATCGGGGCTCATTCTTCCCGACGGTTCGACGGCAACAGGCAGCTACGCCCCCGCCTTCCTGCTGATCGGCAGATCGAGCCTGTTCGGCGTGGTCCCGGCGCCTGTCGCGGTCATGCTTCTGGTCGCCCTCGCTCTCCACGTTCTGACCGAGCATACCCGCATCGGCCGGCTGCTGTTTGCCACGGGCGGCAACGAGGTCGCGACGCGGCTCGCGGGCGCCTCGGTTCCACGCCTCAAAACACTCGCCTACGTGCTTTCCGGCACCCTCGCGTCGCTCGGCGGCATCATCGTGGCTGCCCGCGTCGGACGCGGCGATGTCTCGTCGGGAGGATCGCTGCTGATGGATGCCGTGGCCGCATCGCTGATCGGCTTTGCGGTACTGGGCATGCGCCGCCCCAACGTTTTCGGCACCATCGTCGGCGCCGTCTTCGTCGGCATCCTACTGAACGGGCTGACGATGCTGAATGCGCCGTACTACACCCAGGATTTCGTCAAGGGCGCCGCTCTCGTCGGCGCGCTGGCCCTCACTTACGGGCTCGGACGCAGTTCGCGCTGA
- a CDS encoding LLM class flavin-dependent oxidoreductase: MNCVGHINHGLWTHPRDSSVCYTDLDYWTDLAKTAERGKFDGIFLADIVGVYDVYRGRPDAAMRAAAQIPVNDPLIPLSAMALVTKHLGFGVTVNTTYEPPFLFARRMSTLDHLTKGRIGWNIVTGYLDSAARSMGLAQQPDHDARYEAAEEYLEVLYKLWEGSWADDAVLRDRGKGIFADPARVRAVQHEGRHYRVDGIHLSEPSPQRTPVLFQAGASSRGQDFAARHAECVFIASSSPKLARGLVDGHRKRAAGFGRPVDAIKVLNLVTVVTGRTEREAQEKVEDYRRHASVEASLAHYSGSIGIDLSQFALDEPILQTRTNANQSALAALTGGKEGATMRQIIDQMVLGSRQKPIVGSPEQIADHFQTWMEEGGIDGFNLARTVAPESLSDFVDLVVPVLQERGLFKQDYAPGTLRQKLFGGDAGRLPESHPAAAYRFR, from the coding sequence ATGAATTGCGTCGGGCACATCAATCATGGGCTCTGGACGCATCCGCGTGACAGTTCGGTGTGCTATACGGATCTCGACTATTGGACCGATCTTGCCAAAACCGCCGAACGCGGCAAGTTCGACGGGATATTCCTGGCGGATATTGTCGGAGTCTACGACGTCTATCGGGGTCGTCCGGACGCGGCCATGCGCGCTGCTGCCCAGATTCCGGTCAACGATCCGCTGATCCCGCTCTCGGCGATGGCTCTCGTTACCAAGCATCTCGGTTTCGGGGTAACGGTCAACACGACATACGAGCCGCCCTTTCTGTTCGCGCGCCGGATGTCGACGCTTGACCATCTGACGAAGGGCCGGATCGGCTGGAACATTGTCACGGGTTATCTCGATAGTGCCGCCCGCAGCATGGGACTGGCGCAGCAACCGGACCATGACGCGCGTTACGAGGCAGCAGAGGAATATCTCGAGGTCCTCTACAAGCTCTGGGAAGGCAGTTGGGCGGACGATGCCGTTTTGCGCGACCGTGGAAAGGGCATCTTCGCCGATCCCGCGCGGGTTCGCGCCGTGCAGCACGAGGGGCGTCATTACCGGGTCGATGGGATCCACCTTAGCGAACCCTCTCCGCAGCGCACCCCGGTGCTCTTTCAGGCCGGGGCTTCCAGCCGCGGGCAGGACTTCGCGGCCCGCCATGCCGAATGCGTCTTCATCGCTAGTTCGTCGCCGAAGTTGGCGCGAGGGCTCGTCGATGGCCATCGCAAGCGTGCCGCCGGGTTCGGTCGACCGGTCGATGCAATCAAGGTGTTGAACCTGGTGACGGTCGTTACCGGTCGCACGGAGCGGGAAGCACAGGAAAAAGTTGAAGACTATCGTCGCCATGCCAGTGTCGAGGCATCGCTTGCGCATTATTCAGGTTCGATCGGCATCGATCTCTCGCAGTTCGCGCTGGACGAACCGATCCTCCAGACACGGACGAACGCCAATCAATCCGCCCTTGCTGCCCTGACCGGCGGCAAGGAGGGCGCGACGATGCGGCAGATCATCGACCAGATGGTGCTCGGTAGCAGGCAGAAGCCGATTGTCGGCAGCCCGGAACAGATTGCCGATCATTTCCAGACATGGATGGAGGAGGGCGGGATCGACGGTTTCAATCTCGCCCGGACGGTTGCGCCGGAAAGCCTGTCGGATTTTGTCGATCTGGTGGTGCCGGTGCTGCAGGAGCGCGGCCTGTTTAAACAGGATTATGCGCCCGGGACCTTGCGGCAGAAGCTTTTCGGCGGGGATGCGGGACGCTTGCCGGAAAGCCATCCAGCCGCAGCCTACCGTTTCCGATAG
- a CDS encoding substrate-binding domain-containing protein has product MGGGAQAEGLEGAPAPFDKGGVKVALIAYISGGDFFQAYQAGAEAQAKALGIDLRIFPGKQNAAEQREQINQAINLGVQGIVIDHGQPEAISDVAQQAIDAGVKVVAFDVNLNNKAIPQVEQSDHELSRLALEQVAKDNGTSFNAGYVYVAGFAPLDRRNEVWEKFRADNAGVVEKARFGVVNDTTATSTADQAKAALTANPDINVVFAPYDEFARGVKLAAADLGISDKLKIYSADVSTADIQEIVEEGSPWVATVATNPAVVGAVSIRAVALQIAGQEVPATILVKPALLTQAQLREAGVTTIEELAAKVPAFSESDAVTADWIPARLY; this is encoded by the coding sequence ATGGGCGGCGGCGCGCAGGCCGAGGGGCTGGAGGGAGCACCCGCGCCGTTCGACAAGGGTGGTGTCAAGGTGGCGCTGATTGCCTATATTTCGGGTGGGGATTTCTTCCAGGCATACCAGGCGGGCGCTGAGGCGCAGGCCAAGGCGCTGGGTATCGACCTGCGCATTTTCCCGGGCAAACAGAATGCGGCCGAGCAGCGCGAGCAGATCAACCAGGCCATCAATCTCGGCGTCCAGGGCATCGTGATCGACCACGGTCAACCGGAAGCGATCAGTGACGTGGCGCAGCAGGCTATCGATGCCGGCGTCAAGGTTGTGGCGTTTGACGTCAATCTCAACAACAAGGCAATCCCGCAGGTGGAACAGAGCGACCACGAACTGTCGCGCCTTGCGCTCGAGCAGGTCGCCAAGGATAACGGCACCAGCTTCAATGCCGGTTACGTCTATGTCGCAGGATTTGCGCCGCTGGACCGCCGCAACGAGGTTTGGGAAAAATTTAGAGCCGACAATGCTGGTGTCGTCGAAAAAGCCAGGTTTGGTGTGGTGAACGATACGACCGCGACCAGCACCGCCGATCAGGCAAAGGCTGCGTTGACGGCCAACCCCGACATCAACGTTGTCTTCGCGCCCTATGATGAATTCGCCCGCGGCGTAAAGCTGGCGGCGGCCGATCTCGGGATATCCGACAAGCTCAAGATCTATTCCGCCGACGTCTCCACTGCCGATATTCAGGAAATCGTCGAGGAGGGCAGTCCGTGGGTTGCGACCGTTGCGACCAATCCGGCTGTCGTCGGCGCGGTTTCCATCCGGGCGGTCGCGCTTCAGATTGCCGGCCAGGAGGTTCCTGCCACGATCCTCGTGAAACCGGCGCTGTTGACGCAGGCGCAACTGCGGGAAGCCGGTGTCACGACGATCGAGGAACTGGCGGCGAAAGTGCCGGCGTTCAGCGAAAGCGACGCGGTCACCGCGGACTGGATCCCCGCTAGGCTCTATTGA
- a CDS encoding methionine ABC transporter permease, which yields MTPVLLDLLLRSIWETLLMTGASGLISLLAGLPLGLALIATDRGGIAENLWVNRLLGAIVNGFRSVPFIILLVALIPITRLIVGTALGTWAAIVPLAIAATPYYARIAEVSLREVDRGLIEAVRAMGGNRWTVIREVLVPEALPGIVAGFTVTLVTLIGASAMAGAIGAGGLGDLAIRYGYQRFETGVMIAVVIVLIVMVCGIQWLGDRLMARIDHRA from the coding sequence ATGACGCCCGTTCTGCTTGATCTGCTTCTCCGTTCGATCTGGGAAACCCTTCTGATGACCGGCGCCTCCGGCCTCATTTCCCTGCTGGCGGGACTTCCGCTCGGTCTGGCGCTGATTGCCACCGATCGCGGCGGCATTGCCGAAAATCTCTGGGTCAACCGGCTGCTCGGCGCCATCGTCAACGGCTTCCGCTCCGTGCCTTTCATCATCCTGCTGGTGGCGCTCATCCCCATCACGCGGCTGATCGTCGGCACAGCACTCGGCACCTGGGCGGCGATCGTGCCGCTCGCGATCGCTGCGACACCCTATTACGCCCGGATAGCCGAGGTGTCGCTCAGGGAGGTCGACCGGGGCCTGATCGAAGCGGTGCGCGCCATGGGTGGCAATCGCTGGACCGTCATCCGTGAAGTGCTGGTGCCGGAAGCCCTGCCAGGCATCGTCGCCGGCTTCACCGTCACGCTCGTCACCCTCATCGGCGCATCGGCGATGGCCGGCGCGATCGGGGCCGGCGGGCTGGGGGATCTCGCGATCCGCTACGGCTATCAACGCTTCGAGACAGGCGTCATGATCGCCGTGGTCATCGTGCTCATCGTCATGGTCTGCGGCATCCAGTGGCTGGGCGACCGGCTGATGGCCCGTATCGATCACCGCGCCTGA